Proteins found in one Plasmodium knowlesi strain H genome assembly, chromosome: 12 genomic segment:
- a CDS encoding gamete egress and sporozoite traversal protein, putative, with amino-acid sequence MKSFVCYVGLIVALALQLRAIQLNSNNLHPVSYVELGNQLSNKVGTLWKNKLDSFVDVVSTRIVDRLENDISSNAGAENMMVLLENNAELFDTAAYKGHNMALIEDEFIRKLKDRFNASKFGKGLKNLGSKIKTKLSDLYKKHKHKLKHFLKVMMTGLVIPLAIKFIRKHLSVWRKKTLEATKNLDEDSRSVANPVINALYDQFSQKLEEYASEHEMNNDKQMNILDQLQMEKKNIENIEKQEKKLLHR; translated from the exons ATGAAATCATTTGTGTGTTACGTCGGTCTCATAGTGGCCTTGGCTCTGCAGCTGCGGGCCATCCAGCTCAATTCTAACAACCTCCATCCAGTCTCATACGTCGAAC TTGGCAACCAACTTTCGAACAAAGTGGGAACGCTATGGAAAAACAAGTTAGACTCATTCGTAGACGTTGTGTCTACCAGAATTGTCGACAGATTGGAGAATGATATATCCAGCAATGCAGGAGCCGAGAACATGATGGTTCTTCTCGAG AACAATGCTGAGCTCTTCGATACGGCAGCATATAAAGGCCACAACATGGCACTCATTGAAGACGAGTTTATCAGAAAATTGAAAGACAGATTCAACGCCAGCAAATTCGGAAAGGGTTTAAAAAATCTGGGATCCAAAATTAAGACAAAACTATCCGATTTGTACAAGAAGCACAAGCATAAGCTGAAGCATTTCTTAAAAGTTATGATGACTGGTTTGGTCATCCCATTAGCGATTAAGTTCATTCGAAAGCACCTGAGcgtgtggagaaaaaagacaTTAGAAGCAACGAAGAATTTGGACGAGGATTCAAGGAGCGTAGCCAACCCAGTTATAAATGCGCTATACGACCAATTTTCGCAAAAATTGGAGGAGTACGCTTCGGAACACGAGATGAATAACGataaacaaatgaacatattGGATCAGTTGCagatggagaagaagaacattGAGAATATCGAAAAGCAGGAGAAGAAACTCTTGCACCGGTAG
- a CDS encoding Appr-1-p processing domain protein encodes MFLFKLTKEGTVHTASSLNKSFLCHFKTNKNVNIEKLIKSKKIKSHELNKIEDVELLLQERHHDVFQSYPTIKNVHKIIDVRDIPVLNKNENPDNMLSKVALHFGDLSYLRGDAAVNGTNHIFELTKEGNGYDCSGNFLKTCGDELFTEIKTVREQHKGKDILITKGHNSAYKCIIHVVEPYYNETAKLRKCYEDILLTAKMNKLRTIVFPLLGSGISLFKRHDVVVCCLEGIYEFLKEKNNMNSIDKVVLCTITDAHWMLLRESIPLYLNVIVK; translated from the exons atgttcctttttaagcTGACGAAAGAGGGTACCGTACATACCGCCTCCTCCTTGAATAAATCCTTTTTGTGTCATTTTAAAACGAATAAAAATGTCAACATCGAGAAATTgataaaaagcaaaaaaataaagagccATGAATTAAACAAGATAGAAGATGTGGAACTTCTCTTACAAGAGAGACACCACGATGTTTTTCAGAGTTATCCaacaattaaaaatgtgcacaaaaTTATTGACGTGAGGGACATTCCTGTtcttaataaaaatgaaaatccgGACAATATGTTGAGCAAAGTGGCTCTTCACTTTGGAG ATTTGTCATACCTGCGAGGCGACGCAGCCGTTAATGGAACAAACCACATTTTCGAATTGacaaaggaaggaaacgGGTATGACTGTTcaggtaattttttaaaaacatgtGGAGACGAACTCTTCACCGAAATAAAAACGGTCCGAGAGcaacataaaggaaaagacatACTCATAACAAAAGGGCATAACAGTGCATATAAATGCATTATACATGTGGTCGAACCGTACTATAACGAAACGGCAAAGTTAAGAAAGTGTTATGAGGATATCCTACTAAcagcaaaaatgaataaacttAGGACGATTGTTTTTCCCCTGCTTGGCAGTGGTATTAGCCTGTTTAAAAGGCATGACGTGGTCGTGTGTTGTTTGGAAGGAATTTACGAATtcttgaaggagaagaataaTATGAATTCAATTGACAAAGTTGTCTTGTGCACAATCACAGACGCGCATTGGATGCTCCTAAGAGAGTCCATACCGCTTTACTTAAACGTAATAGTAAAATGA
- a CDS encoding HSP20-like chaperone, putative, with translation MSSPINYSKFDQIDVSSSDDERKSRKPQVTTLGKKDKVVLSPSGLTILKDGDGEINDTKVCKSTNQEHTVPHIESKSLVANKNGVALTDKKEDVLKNKKHLENMITNGAVVPFKYIWNQSIQEINAYIALPLYTKAKSLVVQIQEDKMVVKKVVKNGEAEHIRSAQSRNDTCNHEEVLIDKPFPYKVSEDEDTQLWEIKNIKINWQDIFHLSNKVNNQNLHFNFGENSIEKEETFLCINLKKKYDFEGFYVWWACLFKDDQPINLSSLPTRKTMNNTGSGSTSFKNIWQEAHETFKKNISKRGLPHRVDL, from the coding sequence ATGAGCAGCCCTATCAATTATTCCAAGTTTGATCAGATCGATGTGAGTTCGTCAGACGACGAACGGAAAAGTAGGAAACCTCAAGTAACAACACTAGGGAAGAAGGACAAAGTTGTGCTGTCACCTAGTGGATTAACGATTTTAAAAGATGGAGATGGAGAAATAAACGACACAAAAGTGTGTAAAAGCACCAATCAGGAACATACCGTACCGCATATCGAAAGTAAATCCCTCGTGGCGAACAAAAATGGTGTTGCTCTAACagataagaaggaagacgttctgaaaaataaaaaacatctTGAAAATATGATAACAAACGGAGCTGTCGTTCCGTTTAAATACATATGGAATCAGTCGATACAAGAAATCAACGCCTATATTGCCTTACCATTGTACACGAAAGCAAAATCGCTTGTCGTACAAATACAGGAAGATAAAATGGTTGTTAAAAAGGTtgtgaaaaatggagaagcaGAACATATTAGAAGTGCACAAAGTAGAAATGACACTTGCAACCATGAGGAAGTGCTAATTGACAAGCCATTTCCCTATAAGGTAAGCGAAGATGAAGACACCCAACtgtgggaaataaaaaacataaaaatcaACTGGCAGGACATTTTCCATCTCTCTAATAAAGTGAATAATCAAAATTTACACTTCAACTTTGGAGAGAATTCAAtcgagaaagaagaaacatttttatgtattaatttaaaaaaaaaatacgactTCGAGGGCTTCTACGTTTGGTGGGCATGCTTGTTCAAAGATGATCAGCCAATAAACTTATCCAGTTTGCCAACTCGCAAAACAATGAACAATACAGGAAGCGGCAGCACATCATTCAAAAATATCTGGCAAGAAGCTCATGaaacgtttaaaaaaaacatatctaAAAGGGGCCTCCCCCATCGTGTCGATCTGTGA
- a CDS encoding SNARE protein, putative: MSDIFFYMDEIDNLLEDYRKLLIDLKKESERNDERTTKKCIDDIHFLNERIKTAKDAHFIEMRNLPEEEQNNYILKIKEKMATLEDLNMQFDFLKSKISYAQKEANRLKEENRVKYVTAKDMENRGDFIQDQTEESILRMKMMVNESEQITRDAAVRLNEQNEKLKKVKDKVDDVDTNVSSAKETLKEIAKEAVTDRFVRFLSLLIFIVLIILITVISI, translated from the coding sequence atgagCGACATATTTTTCTACATGGACGAAATTGATAATCTGTTGGAGGATTATAGGAAATTATTGATCGATTTGAAGAAAGAATCGGAACGAAATGATGAGAGGACAACGAAAAAGTGTATAGACGACATTCACTTCCTGAACGAGAGAATAAAAACAGCCAAGGATGCTCACTTCATCGAGATGCGTAATTTACCTGAGGaggaacaaaataattatattttaaaaataaaggaaaaaatggctactCTGGAGGACTTGAACATGCAGTTCGACTTTCTGAAAAGTAAAATATCATATGCACAGAAGGAAGCCAATCGattgaaagaagaaaatagggTGAAGTATGTGACCGCAAAGGATATGGAAAATAGAGGAGATTTTATTCAAGACCAAACGGAAGAATCCATTTTACGAATGAAAATGATGGTAAACGAATCGGAGCAGATAACTAGAGATGCTGCAGTCAGATtaaatgaacagaatgaaAAACTGAAAAAGGTAAAAGACAAAGTGGATGATGTCGATACTAATGTTTCAAGTGCAAAGGAAACTTTGAAGGAAATAGCCAAAGAAGCTGTCACGGATAGATTTGTCCGctttctttccctcctcATATTTATCGTTTTGATTATTCTCATTACGGTCATTTCGATTTAG